One Marinibacterium anthonyi genomic region harbors:
- the dpnA gene encoding Modification methylase DpnIIB has translation MTMTKTPRAKALPLNEILAGDCIEVMNSLPEGSVDLIFADPPYNLQLKNQLHRPDNSRVDAVDDAWDQFSSFAAYDAFTREWLAAAKRLLKPDGAIWVIGSYHNVFRLGAELQNQGYWILNDVVWRKSNPMPNFRGKRFTNAHETLIWASRGEGSKYTFNYEALKALNEGIQMRSDWVIPICTGHERLKDDNGDKAHPTQKPESLLHRVMVGTTNPGDVVLDPFFGTGTTGAVAKMLGRDFIGIEREEAYREVAEKRLARVRRFDREALAVSTGKRQEPRVPFGQLVERGLLAPGEMLQSPRGKIAKIRADGTLVSENVKGSIHQVGAALEGAPSCNGWTYWSFKREGKSVPIDVLRQQIRSEMHD, from the coding sequence ATGACGATGACCAAGACGCCGCGCGCGAAAGCGCTGCCGTTGAACGAAATTCTTGCGGGTGACTGCATCGAGGTGATGAACAGCTTGCCGGAAGGCTCGGTTGATCTGATCTTCGCTGATCCGCCCTACAACCTGCAGCTGAAGAACCAGCTGCACCGCCCCGACAACAGCCGGGTCGACGCGGTTGACGATGCCTGGGATCAGTTTTCGTCCTTTGCTGCCTATGACGCCTTTACCCGCGAATGGCTGGCCGCCGCGAAACGGCTGCTGAAGCCCGACGGGGCGATCTGGGTCATCGGGTCCTATCACAACGTGTTCCGCCTGGGCGCCGAGCTGCAGAACCAGGGGTACTGGATCCTTAACGACGTGGTCTGGCGCAAGTCGAACCCGATGCCGAACTTCCGCGGCAAACGCTTTACCAACGCGCATGAGACGCTGATCTGGGCGTCGCGCGGGGAAGGCAGCAAGTACACCTTCAACTACGAGGCGCTGAAGGCCCTGAACGAGGGCATCCAGATGCGGTCGGACTGGGTGATCCCGATCTGCACCGGGCACGAGCGGCTGAAGGACGACAACGGCGACAAGGCGCATCCCACGCAGAAGCCGGAATCGTTGCTGCACCGGGTGATGGTGGGGACGACCAATCCGGGCGACGTGGTGCTGGATCCGTTCTTTGGCACCGGCACGACCGGGGCCGTGGCGAAGATGCTGGGCCGGGATTTCATCGGGATCGAGCGCGAGGAGGCTTACCGCGAGGTGGCCGAGAAGCGGCTGGCCCGCGTGCGCCGGTTCGATCGCGAGGCTCTGGCCGTGTCGACCGGCAAGCGGCAGGAACCGCGCGTGCCCTTCGGGCAGCTGGTGGAACGGGGGTTGCTGGCGCCCGGCGAGATGCTGCAGAGCCCGCGCGGGAAGATCGCCAAGATCCGGGCGGACGGCACCTTGGTGTCGGAAAACGTGAAGGGCTCGATCCACCAGGTGGGGGCCGCGCTGGAAGGCGCGCCGAGCTGCAACGGCTGGACCTACTGGAGCTTCAAGCGCGAGGGCAAATCGGTGCCCATCGACGTGCTGCGCCAGCAGATCCGGTCGGAAATGCACGACTGA